From Slackia heliotrinireducens DSM 20476:
TGGTGCGAATCGCCTTGACGGTCATCAGCTCCGGATCTCCAGGACCTACGCTAACGCCGAACAGCTTCCCTTTCACTTCGAACACCTCATTCATCAGTATTGAAACCGTGATGTGCCATGATATCACTATGGATATGACGACACGACACGACCGTGGCCTTACGCCCCGCGGGACATCGGGGGCACTGATAATTGACTTGGCCGGGTTGGCGTGCGCCACCCGGCTGGGCGATAATGGCGCCTGGCCCGCCCAGTGTCCCGCAGTATGTACTTGGGCTGCAGACTCGAACGCTCGTGCGAACCGCGAACACCTGCTGATATGATAGGCGGCATTCCGTTTTCCGCATCGAAAGGCCGCCCATGAAATACAAGCTGCTCCTCGTGCTCGCCACCCTCATCTGGGGCAGTTCGTTCGTCATGGTGAAGGACCTGACCGACGTCATGGCGCCCGCATGGCTGCTCGCCATCCGCTTCGTCGCAGCGACGGTGGTGATGGCTGCGGTCTGCCTGGTACGGCGCGAGCCCCTGTTCGACCGCGAACACATCAAATACGGCATCATCATCGGGCTGCCACTTTTCATGGGATACCTGTTCCAAACGATAGGCATCACCGACACAACGCCAGGCAAGAACGCTTTCCTCACAGCGACCTACTGCGTCATCGTTCCATTCTTGACCTGGGCCGTCGATCGAAAGCGCCCGAACCGTTTCAACATCGTGGCCGCGCTGCTGTGCCTGTCGGGCATCGGGCTCATCAGCCTGACCGGCAGCTTCACCATCGGATTCGGCGACGCCATGACCCTGTGCTGCGCCGTCTTCTACGCGGTGCAGATCCTGTTCATGTCCAAATTCGGCAAGGGACGCAACGTCGTCGTGCTCACCGTCTGGCAGTTCGCCACCGTAACGGCAGGCAGCCTTATGGTCGCCCTCGTGTCGGCCGAGCCGCCGACACCAGCTGCCATGACCCCTGGCGTGTGGTTGTCCTTTGCCTACCTGGCTTTTATCGTGACGGCGCTGGCCGTCTTCGTGCAGAACATCGGCCTTGCCAATGTGGAGCCGGCCACCGGCGGCCTGCTGCTATCGCTGGAATCGGTGTTCGGCGTGGCCTTCAGCATCGCCCTGGGCCGCGAGCCGCTCACGCCGCGCATCCTCGTCGGATTCGTGGTCGTGTTCGTCGCCATGGTGGCTTCCGAATACCTGCCCGCCAAGTTGGAACGTCGCCGAACATCCTAACGGCCGTGCAGATGTTGCGGGAACGTTGCCGCTTCGTCACATGCGATTTCTACCTATGCGGTACAATCCCGCCTATAGAGGATTCCAAGAGACCACAAACGCTGCTTACACCGATCGAGGAAACCATGGCTGAGATCTTCCAAAACGCCCCCGCCCCTGCAGGGGCCCACGCCGCAACGCAATCCGCATGGCGAAAATACCTGCCCATAGCCGGCATTGCCCTGCTGGCCGTCGTTTTGATCCTGGCCGCGCTGGCTGCCACTTCCCACATCGACATCTCGCTCGAAGGCGAAGACACCGTCACGCTCACGAACCGCGAGCCCTATGAAGAGCCGGGCGCATCGGCCCAGTTCAGCAGTGTCGTTTTCGGCGACGGACACGGGCTTGGCAAGGTGAATGTGAAGTGCACAGGCGATGTGGACGACACCGAGCCCGGCGAATACGAGCTCACCTACAGCGCACGGTTCCTTCTCTGGTCTGCGGAAACCAA
This genomic window contains:
- a CDS encoding DMT family transporter, whose translation is MKYKLLLVLATLIWGSSFVMVKDLTDVMAPAWLLAIRFVAATVVMAAVCLVRREPLFDREHIKYGIIIGLPLFMGYLFQTIGITDTTPGKNAFLTATYCVIVPFLTWAVDRKRPNRFNIVAALLCLSGIGLISLTGSFTIGFGDAMTLCCAVFYAVQILFMSKFGKGRNVVVLTVWQFATVTAGSLMVALVSAEPPTPAAMTPGVWLSFAYLAFIVTALAVFVQNIGLANVEPATGGLLLSLESVFGVAFSIALGREPLTPRILVGFVVVFVAMVASEYLPAKLERRRTS